In a genomic window of Cyanobacteriota bacterium:
- a CDS encoding AAA family ATPase, translating to MFKEIKIKKFRLFENQDILLGKRITVFAGENMTGKSTLLGMLANSSELKKKDGFPYICSYSLRIFKACYVKQCITFIYKS from the coding sequence GTGTTTAAAGAGATTAAAATAAAAAAGTTTAGGTTGTTTGAGAACCAAGATATCTTATTAGGTAAAAGAATCACTGTATTTGCGGGAGAAAATATGACAGGTAAATCAACTTTGCTTGGCATGCTAGCAAACTCTTCTGAGTTGAAGAAAAAAGATGGTTTCCCCTATATCTGCAGCTACAGCCTTAGAATCTTCAAAGCTTGCTATGTGAAACAGTGCATCACCTTCATTTACAAGAGTTAA
- a CDS encoding recombinase family protein — MQYFLYARKSSDSEDRQMLSIEAQIQELRDFARQNRLSIVKIFTESMSAKQPGRPVFNQMLTGLEQGQAQGIIAWHPDRIARNTYDGGKVTYLIDQGLIKDLKFPNFYFDKTANGKFNLSIAFSQAQYFVDGLRENVNRGIRQKVRRGEFPGKAPYGYINHHKTRSIEPDPEHFNTMKNLLKRFAEGEINYKEMRDLMYASGIKGARNEKAISFSTLHNLLTNPFYYGVFKLRGELHEGSHKPMISKETFNKIQKRIKSNSRKLNHKKARQETPFFFPNIASCGDCGYSITFEKHKSRCKEETLKYY; from the coding sequence ATGCAATACTTCCTCTACGCCCGTAAGTCCTCTGACTCAGAGGATAGACAAATGCTATCTATTGAAGCTCAGATCCAGGAACTGAGAGACTTTGCGAGGCAGAACAGGCTCAGTATTGTGAAGATTTTCACCGAATCCATGTCAGCGAAACAGCCTGGGAGACCAGTTTTTAATCAGATGCTCACAGGGTTAGAACAAGGTCAAGCACAAGGAATCATTGCTTGGCATCCAGACAGAATTGCGCGTAATACCTATGACGGAGGTAAAGTAACTTACTTAATAGATCAAGGTTTGATTAAAGATCTCAAGTTTCCAAACTTCTACTTCGATAAAACTGCTAATGGTAAGTTTAATCTCTCAATTGCTTTCTCTCAGGCTCAGTATTTTGTTGATGGTTTGCGTGAGAATGTGAATCGTGGAATCAGACAGAAGGTACGTAGAGGAGAGTTCCCAGGTAAGGCTCCTTACGGCTATATTAATCATCACAAAACCAGAAGTATAGAACCAGACCCTGAACACTTCAATACTATGAAAAACCTTCTAAAGAGATTTGCAGAGGGTGAAATCAACTACAAAGAAATGCGAGATCTAATGTACGCTTCTGGAATCAAAGGTGCAAGAAACGAGAAAGCTATCTCATTCTCTACTCTGCATAACTTACTCACAAACCCATTCTATTACGGCGTTTTCAAGCTTAGAGGTGAATTGCATGAAGGCTCACATAAGCCAATGATCTCAAAAGAGACCTTCAATAAAATACAAAAAAGAATCAAATCAAACTCTAGAAAACTTAATCACAAGAAAGCTCGTCAAGAGACTCCGTTCTTCTTTCCTAATATCGCTAGTTGCGGAGACTGTGGTTATTCGATAACTTTTGAGAAGCATAAGAGCAGGTGTAAAGAAGAGACACTCAAGTATTACAG